In the Streptomyces cinnamoneus genome, CTGGAAGGTCGGCTCCGCGTGGGTGGTCGGCTTGGAGTCCTCGAAGCAGCCGCCCTGGTCGATCGCAATGTCGACAAGTACACTTCCGGGCTTCATCTTGGCGACGAGCTCGTTGGTGACCAGCTTGGGGGCCTTGGCGCCCGGGATGAGGACGGCGCCGATGACCAGGTCGGCCTCGACGACGGCCTTCTCCAGCTCGTAGGCGTTGGAGACGATCGTCTGCACCTTGGTGCCGAAGATCTTGTCGGCCTCGCGGAGCTTGTTGACGTCCCGGTCGAGCAGGGTCACGTGGAAGCCCATGCCGACGGCGATCTGCGTGGCGTTCCAGCCGGAGACGCCACCGCCGATGACGACGGCCTTGCCGGCGTGGGTGCCCGGGACGCCGCCCGGCAGCACGCCGCGGCCGCCGGCCGAGCGCATCAGGTGGTAGGCGCCGACCTGCGGGGCCAGGCGGCCCGCGACCTCGGACATCGGGGCGAGCAGCGGCAGCGCGCGGTTGGCGAGCTCGACCGTCTCGTACGCGATGGCGGTGGTGCCGGACTGCAGCAGGGCGTCCGTGCACTCGCGGGACGCGGCCAGGTGCAGGTAGGTGAAGAGGGTCTGGCCCTTGCGGAGGCGGTGGTACTCCTCCGCGATCGGCTCCTTGACCTTCAGCAGCAGGTCGGCGGTGGCCCAGACGTCATCGGCGGTGTCCAGGATGGCGGCGCCGGCCTCGACGTACTCGGCGTCGGTGATGGAGGAGCCGAGACCGGCCCCCTTCTCCACGAAGACCTGGTGGCCGTTGCGCACCAGCTCGTGCACACCGGCCGGGGTGATGGCCACGCGGAATTCGTTGTTCTTGACCTCGCGGGGGATGCCGACCTTCACGTCGATCACGGTCCTTGAATCAGAGAATGACAGGCTAATCCCTGATATGCCGGGCACACCAGAGCAGACCGCGTCGATCGCGGCCTAGCCAGTCTAATGAAGGATTGCGCGCTGTCTAGCCTTGCAATGCAGCAATCTTTGCGCGAACCGCCACTGATTTCTTAGGTCGAAGATCCAGTGTCCTGGCCCCCCTCACCGGGCCTCCTCAGCTCGCCCCCTCTCCGAGCAGCTCGTGCGCCGCCCGCCGGTGGGCCTCCGCGGCCGCCCCGTCGCCCAGCCGGTCCAGCGTGTCCGCCAGCCGCAGCCGCGCCGCCGCCTCCAGCCGGCCGTCCCCGGCCCGCCGGGCGCACTCCATCGCCTCCAGGCCCGTCCGCAGCGCCTCGCGCGAGCGGCCCGCCTGTTCCAGCACCCGGGCGGCCTCGCCCAGCGCCCTGGCCTGCCCCGCCTGGTCCCGCAGTCTGCGGTGGGCCGCGGCGGCGGCCCGCCAGTCGCGCAGCGCCTCGCTCCACTGGCCCGCGTAGCCGTGCACCGCGCCCAGCCGCCCGTACAGCCTTGCCTCGTCGGCCAGTTCGCCCCGGGTCAGGCGCAACTCCAGGGAGCGCCGGTACCAGTCGGCGGCCCGCTGCCAGTCGCCCAGCTCCTGGTGCGCCGCGCCGATGGACTCCAGGGCCCGGCTCGTGGCGTACGGATCGCCCGCCTCCCGCGCCGACTGCAGCGCCTGGCGGTAGCGTTCGAGGGCTTCGGGGGTGCGCCCGCCGCGGGCGTCCAGGTCGCCGAGGTTCAGCAGGGCCGCCGCCTTCTCCAGGGGCATCTCGCAGCGCCTGGCGACGTCGAGGACGAGCTGGTGCAGCCCGTAGAGGTCCGGAGCCGCAGCCTCCGGCCCCAGGTGGGCGGTCAGCGCCCTGGTCAGCGCCGACACCAGCCGGCGGGCCAGGGTGTCGAGCCGGCCGTCCTCCACCGCCAGCCGGGCCGCCGCCAGCAGCGCGGGCAGCCGCGCCAGCAGCCACTCCTCGGCGGCGGGCCGCGAGGGGAACCGCAGGGGTCTGGGCAGCTGCTCGATCCTGCGCCGCACCGCCGGGTCGTCCTGCTCCGTCGCGGCCCGGCAGGAGTGCAGCTGCCGCACGGTCCGCTCCAGCATCCGCGCCCGCGCCAGCTCGATCTCCGCCGGCCGCTCCTGGGCCTGGAGCAGCGCGCCGAGCAGCTCCGCGAGGCAGCCCGGCACCCGGTACTGCGGCGGCAGCGCCCCCTCCGCCCCCTCGGGGGCCTCCCCCCTCAGCAGGCCCCGCGCGGTGAGGTCCTCCAGCGCCGACTGGGCGGTGGTGAGCGCGCAGCCCGCCAGGGCGGAGGCGGTGTGGGCGTCGGCGAGCCCGGCGGGCGCCAGCGCCAGCAGGTGCAGCAGCCGGGCGGAGGAGGGCGGCAGCGCCTCGTAGGCGAGCCAGAAGGCCCTCGCCAGCGGACGGGCCGCGCCCTCCCGGCCGGCGGCGGGGCCGCCCGCCGGCAGCTCGCGCAGCCGCTTGGCCACGTCGACGACCGACATCTTGGGCCGGGCGGCCAGCCAGCCGCCGACGAGCACCAGCGCGGCGGGCTGGCCGCCGCACTCCTCGACGACGGCGCTCGCCGCCACCGGGTCGCAGGTGATCCGCGTCGGGCCCGCGTACCGCTCCAGCAGCTCCACGGCCGCCGGGGTGTCCAGCCCGCCGAGCGTGCACGGCCGCACGTCGGGCACCCCGGTCAGCGGACCCCGGGAGACGGCGACCACCAGGCACTCGGGCTCGTCGGGCAGCAGCGGGTCCACCTGCCCGGCCCCCGCGGCGTCGTCCAGGAGCAGCAGCACCCGTCGTCCGTTGAGCGCGGCCCGCAGCGCCTCGGTCAGCTCGTCCTCCCGCGCCCCGGCCGGCACGGGGGCGTTCAGCGCCCCCAGCAGGGCCCGCGCGGTCCGCTCGGTCGGTACGGGCTCCCCGTCGGCACCCGTGAGGCGGGCGCGCAGTACTCCGTCCGGGTAGTCCCCGGCGAGCTGCCGGGCGAGCTCCTCGGCGAGGGCGGTGCGGCCGGAACCGGGCCGGCCCGCGATGAGCAGCACCCGGCCGCGCGGTCGCTTGCGGCCGGAGAGGGTGTCGAGGCCGGCCCGCACGATGTCGGCCCGCAGCTCCTTCAGCTCGCGCTGGCGGCCGACGAACGGGCCGGCCGGGGCGAAACAGGGCGCGGGCGCCGGGGCCTGACGGGGGGTCATCACCGGTCCCACGGCGGCCAGCCGTCGCCCGGGCCGGTCCGTCGCCGGTCCGCCGGTCTCCACCGTCCGCTCCGCCACGGGGCCACTCCCGTTCCACCCTGCACACGCTCGAGCCCGCCGCGGCCGCGGTCGGGAACGTGTCGAGCCTAGTTCACCGGCCCCCTCACCCCCGGTAACCCACACCCGCCATGCCGAAGATCACCTATTCGGGTTGCATGACGATAGGACCGGGGGTGGTGAAACCGGGGCGGCACACACGGTCACGCGGTCACGCGGTCACGCGGTCACGCGGTCACGCGGTCACGCCTCGAACGGGCGGGCCGGCCAGGGCGCGTCGGCCGGACGCAGCGCGTCGAGGCCCTCGCCCGCGAGCGCGGCGGCGACCGCGAGCACGCCGACGGCCAGGGAGTTGTTGTGGAGTTCGCCAGCGAGGACGCCGCGCACCAGCTCCGGCAGCGGGACGCGGGCCAGCTGCATGTCGAGTTCCTCGTGCTCGACCGCGAAGCGGTCGCCCTCGACGTCGGAGACGCCGCGCGCCAGGAAGATCCGCACGGCCTCGTCACAGCCGCCCGGGGTGGTGTAGACGTCCGTCAGGACCCGCCAGTCCTCGGCCTTGACGTGCGCCTCCTCGTACAGCTCGCGCTGCGCGGCGTGCAGCGGGTTCTCCCCCGGCACGTCCAGCAGGCCGGCCGGGATCTCCCACAGCCGCTGGCGCACCGGGTGGCGGTACTGGTTGATGACCAGGACGTGCATGTCGTCGTCGAGCGCCAGGACGGCCACGGAACCGGGGTGCACCTGGTAGTCGCGCGTGACGACGGAGCCGTCGGGCATGACCACCTCGTCCGTGCGGACGCTGGTCTTGTTGCCGGTGAACGGCGTCGCGGACGCGTTGATCCGCCACTCCTCGGCGGTGTCCTGGATGCGGTGCGCCGTGTGCGCCATGTGTGTGTCCTCCCGAGAACGCGGAAACCGGGGTGGGCGCCTCCTGCGGGAGGCCCCCACCCCGGTCCACCGTATAGGTCAGCCCTGCTGACGCTTGACGGCCGCCTTCACCAGGCCCGCGAAGAGCGGGTGCGGGCGGGTCGGGCGGGAGCGCAGCTCCGGGTGGGCCTGGGTGGCCACGAGGTAGGGGTGGACCTCGCGGGGGTACTCGACGTACTCCACCAGCTTGTTGTCGGGGGAGGTGCCGGAGAAGACGATGCCGGCCTTCTTCTCCAGCTCACCGCGGTAGGCGTTGTTGACCTCGTAGCGGTGGCGGTGGCGCTCCTCGACGTACGGCTGGTCGTCGTAGACCTCGCGGACGATCGAGCCCTCGGCCAGCTTGGCCGGGTACATGCCCAGTCGCATCGTGCCGCCCATGTCGCCCTCACCGGCGACGATGTCCATCTGCTCGGCCATGGTGGAGATCACCGGGTGGGCCGTGGCGGGGTCGAACTCGGTGGAGTTGGCGCCCTCGATGCCGGCCAGGTTGCGGGCGGCCTCGATGACCACGCACTGCAGGCCCAGGCACAGGCCCAGCAGCGGCACCTTGTTCTCACGGGCGTAGGTGATGGCGCCGACCTTGCCGTCCACGCCGCGGTCGCCGAAGCCGCCGGGGACGCAGATGGCGTCGACGTCGGACAGCTGCTTCTTGGCCCCGGCCGGGGTCTTGCAGTCGTCCGAGGTGACCCACTTGATCTTCACGCGGGCCTTGTTGGCGAAACCGCCGGCGCGGATGGCCTCGGTCACCGACAGGTAGGCGTCGGGCAGGTCGATGTACTTGCCGACCAGCGCGACCGTCACCTCGTGGTCGGGCTGGTGGACGCGGTCCAGCAGGTCGTCCCACTGCGCCCAGTCCACGTCGCGGAAGGGCAGGTCCAGCTTGCGGACGACGTAGGCGTCCAGGCCCTCGGCGTGCAGGACCTTGGGGATGTCGTAGATCGACTTGGCGTCGATGGCGGCGACCACCGCGTCCTCGTCCACGTCGCACATCAGCGAGATCTTGCGCTTGATGGCGGTGGGCACCTCGCGGTCGGCGCGCAGCACGATCGCGTCGGGCTGGATGCCGATGTTGCGCAGGGCGGCGACGGAGTGCTGGGTCGGCTTGGTCTTCAGCTCGCCGGAGGGGCCGATGTAGGGCAGCAGCGAGATGTGCACGACGAAGACGTTGTCGCGGCCCACCTCGTGGCGGACCTGGCGGACGGTCTCCAGGAACGGCAGCGACTCGATGTCGCCGACGGTGCCGCCGACCTCGGTGATCACGACGTCGACATCGTCGGTCGCCATGCGCCGGATGCGGTGCTTGATCTCGTTGGTGATGTGCGGGATGACCTGCACGGTGTCGCCCAGGTACTCACCGCGGCGCTCCTTGGCGATGACCGTGGAGTACACCTGGCCGGTGGTGACGTTGGCCGAGCCGTCGAGGTCGACGTCGAGGAAGCGCTCGTAGTGGCCGATGTCCAGGTCGGTCTCGGCGCCGTCGTTGGTGACGAACACCTCACCGTGCTGGAAGGGGTTCATCGTGCCCGGGTCGACGTTCAGGTACGGGTCGAGCTTCTGCATCGTCACCCGCAGGCCCCGGGCCTTGAGCAGCGCGCCCAGGCTGGAGGCGGTCAGTCCCTTGCCGAGCGAGGAGGCGACACCCCCTGTGACGAAGAGGTGCTTGGTCGTCGTGGGCTTTGCGGCAATAGCCAAAGGGGGGCTCCCGTGGTCGCGAGGTGAAGGTGCGTACCGGCGATCACCCGGTTGTTTTCGGGGGTGCCGTCGCTGCGGTTGGGGGGTCTGGCGCCCGCCGGTCCACGGGGTACCAGGGTATCAGCGCCCGGCACCGGACGCGTCCGGTGACGCGGTGCGACGCCCTCGCGGACCGTGCGTCACGGGCGTGTCACCGGCCGCGGAACGGGTACGCATCAGGCCACCCATTCGGCACAGATTCCCCGGCCAACCGTCGCGCGTGTCCCAACTCGGCGTCGTATCCTGCTCGGACACACGCAGCGAGCCGGCCGGCACGGCACCATCCCCGCCCCCCTTCCGGAACAAGAGCTCGTCGAAGATCGCTTGACCGCCAACGGCCCCTTCGGGGTCCTAGATGCCGTTCGACTGGAGATGACGTGGCCGGGCGTATCGAGGATTACGCACTCATCGGCGATATGCAGACCGCCGCCCTGGTCTGCCGGGACGGCACGGCCGACTGGCTGTGCCTGCCCCGATTCGATTCGCACGCGGCGTTCGCCGGACTGCTCGGCACGGAGGAACACGGCTACTGGCGCATCGGCCCGGCGCATCCCGCGGGGGCCACTCCGCCGCGTGCGGACCGGCGCCGGTACCGGGGGGACTCGCTGGTGCTCGAGTCCGAGTGGGACACCGAGCGCGGGACCGTGCGGATCATCGACTTCATGCCGCCGCGCGACGGTGCCCCTCAGCTGATCCGCATCGTCGAGGGCGTCACCGGCCGGGTGCCGATGCGCTCGGCGCTGCGCATGCGCTTCTCCTACGGGCGGGTGGTGCCCTGGGTGCACAAGGTCGGCGACCGCACGGTGGCCGTCGCGGGCCCCGACTCGGTCTGGCTCGACACCACCGCCGAGACCTTCGGCAAGGACCTGACCACCTACTCCGACTTCACCGTCGCCCCCGGTGAGCGCGTCGCCTTCACCATCAGCTGGCAGCCCTCGCACGGCGAGCCGCCCGCGCTGCCCGACCCCGAGGGGTCGCTGGAGGCCACCGAGGAGTTCTGGCGGGAGTGGGTCGGCCACTGCACGTACCACGGCCCCTACCGGGACGCCGTGGTCCGCTCGCTGATCACGCTCAAGGCGCTGACGTACGCCCCGACGGGCGGCATCGTCGCCGCCCCCACCACCTCGCTGCCCGAGGAGATCGGCGGCGTCCGCAACTGGGACTACCGCTACACCTGGCTGCGGGACGCGGCGATCACCCTCTCCTCGCTGCTGCGCACCGGCTACCGCGAGGAGGCCCGCGCCTGGCGCGAGTGGCTGCTCCGGGCCGTCGCCGGCGACCCCGAGAACCTCCAGATCATGTACGGCATCGCCGGCGAGCGGGAGCTCGGCGAGGCGGAGCTGCCGTGGCTGCCGGGCTACGAGAACTCCGGCCCCGTCCGGGTCGGCAACGGCGCGGCCGGACAGCTCCAGCTGGACGTCTACGGCGAGGTCACCGAGGCCCTGCACCTGGCCCACATGACAGGGCTCGCCCGCAACGACTACGCCTCCCTGCTCCAGCTGCGCCTCATCGGCTACCTCGAGGACCACTGGACCGAGCCCGACGAGGGCATCTGGGAGGTGCGCGGGCCGCGCCGCCACTTCGTGCACTCCAAGGTGATGGCCTGGGTCGCGGTCGACCGCACCATCAAGCTCATCGAGTCCGGTGACGTGGACGGGCCGCTGGAGCGCTGGCGCGAGCTGCGGGACGACATCCACCGGGACGTCTGCGAGCGGGGCTACGACAAGGAGCGCAACACCTTCACGCAGTCCTACGGCTCGCAGGAGCTGGACGCCTCCTTGCTGCTCATCCCGCAGATGGGCTTCCTGCCGCCCGACGACAAGCGCGTCATCGGCACCATCGAGGCGATCCAGCGGGAGCTGTCGACGCCGGACGGCTTCGTCCTGCGCTACCCGACCGCCGGGCACGAGGCCGGGGTGGACGGTCTGGAGGGCGACGAAGGGGCCTTCCTGGCCTGTTCGTTCTGGCTGGCGGACGACCTGGCGATGATCGGGCGGGTCGACGAGGCGCGGCAGCTGTTCGAGAAGCTGCTGGCGCTGCGCAACGACCTGGGACTGCTGGCGGAGGAGTGGGATCCGCGTCTGAAGCGCCAGGTGGGGAACTTCCCGCAGGCCTTCAGCCACGTGCCGCTGATCGACACGGCGCTGCGGCTGACGGCGTCGAGCGCGTTCGGCGGGTAGCACCCCGGCGGCCGGCCCGCCGGGGGCTCCGGGCTCCCCTGCGGGCGGTGGCCTAGGTCGGGTCCTGGCGCTGGCGCAGTTCGTCGTAGACGCTCAGGACGTGCGCCACCGTGTCGTCCTCGGACGGCCACTGGGCGGCCTGCCGGAACCCCTCGGCGACCAGTTCCGCGCACCGCAGCGGGTCGTCGAGCAGGGCCGCGACCGCTCCGGCCAGCGCGCCCGCGTCCCCGTACGGGACCAGTTCGGCGGCGTCCCCGACCAGCTCGGGGACGCCGCCCACCGCCGTGGCCACGAGCGGCACCCCCGCGTGCAGCGCCTCCTGTGCCAGCAGGGCCCGCGCCTCCCAGCGGCTGGGGAGGATCACCACGTCCGCCGCCGCCAGCAGCTCCGGCACGTCGTCGCGGCGCCCGACGAGGAGCACCGGGAGTTCCTCGTCGGTGATGCGGCGCTGGAGCGCCGCCCGTTCGCCGCCCTCCCCCGCCATGACGAGCAGCGGCTCGGGGTCCAGCCGCCGCCAGACGCGGGCGGCGTCCAGCAGCGGGCCGTGGCCCTGACCGGGCTCCAGCCGGCCGACGGTGACGAGCAACGGCCGGGCCACCGCGCCCAGTTCGGCGCGGGCCTTCAGCCGGAGGCACTCGTCGTCGTCGTCGGGGCGGACGCGCGGCGCGGGCAGCGCCACGGGGGCCAGCCGGGCGTCCCGCGCCCCGCGCAGCCGGGCCTCGGCCACCAGGTCCGAGGAGGCTCCGAGGACGACGGCGGCGGCCCGCGCGGCCTGCCGTTCCATCAGCCGTACGACATGGGTGCGGGCGCCCTCGGCCCGCACCCTGGTGTGCCAGGTGACCACCAGGGGCGTCGGTCGTCCCCGCAGGGCCAGGGCGGCCAGCGCCCCGGAGCGCAGCCCGTGGGCGTGCACCACGTCGGCGGTCCGGCTCGCGGCACGGATGGCGGCGACCGCCAGGGCGCTCGTACCGGGCCGCAGGGGGATGAACGCGGCTCCGCCGGCGGTGAGTTCGTAGCGGTCCGCCGCCTCCTGCGGCCCGCACACCGTGACCCGCAGTCCCCGCGCCACCAGCCCGCCGGTCAGCGAGCGCACGTGGGCGCCGCTTCCTCCGCGCCCGCCGCCCACGACCTGTACGGCGTGCAGGGGCGGCCGCCCGTGCGAGGGGCCGGGTGTGCTGCTCACGCGGTGGGGGCTCCTGGGTTCGCGTCGGCGGGGCGGGCGGCGGGGTGCGTCAGCCCAGGATGCCAGTCGGCACCCGGATCGGGGCACCACCGACGGCTGGGCGGCCCGTCCCGCCTCGCCCGCAGATCCCCGGATTCACCCGCTTTGGGGATTCCGTGCGTCCGTCAGCGTCCGGCCCGGGCCGCCGCCAGCAGTTCCTCGGCGTGGGCCCGGGCCAGCTCGGAGTCCTCCTGCCCGGCCAGCATGCGGGAGAGCTCGCGGACGCGGGCCTCGCCCTCCATGGCCTGGACGCCGCTGCGGGTGACGGCGCCGTCGTGGGTCTTCTCGACCACGAGGTGCCGGTCGGCGAAGGCCGCGACCTGCGGTAGGTGGGTGACGACCACGACCTGCGCCGACTGGGCGAGGCGGGCCAGGCGGCGGCCGACCTCGACGGCCGCCTTGCCGCCGACGCCCGCGTCGACCTCGTCGAAGAGGTACGTCGGCACGGGGTCGGAGCCGGCGAAGACCACCTCGACGGCCAGCATGACGCGGGAGAGCTCACCGCCGGAAGCGCCCTTGGCGATGGGCCGCGGCTGGGCGCCGGGGTGCGGGGTGAGGAGCAGCTCGACGTCGTCGGCGCCGTGCGGGCCGTAGGTGACGGCGCGGCCGCCGACGTCGATGCCCGACGCGGCGTCGGCCACCTCGGTCTGCCGGATGGAGAAGGTGACGCGGGCGTGCGGCATGGCGAGTTCGGCCAGCTCGGCGGTGACCGCCTCGGCGAACCGCTGCGCCGCCTCGGTGCGGGCGTCGGTCAGGGCCTGGGCGAGGTCGCCGAGTTCGGCGCGCAGGGCGTCGCGCTCGGCGGTCAGCTCGCCGATGCGGTCGTCGTCGCCGTCCAGCTCGGCCAGGCGGGCGGCGCCGCGCTCGGCCCAGGCGAGGACCGCGGTGATGCCCTCACCGGACTCGTCGTACTTACGGGTGAGGTGGGTCAGCGCCGCGCGGCGGTCCTCGACGGCGGCGAGGCGGCGTGGGTCGGCGTCGAGGTCGGAGGCGTAGCCGGCGAGCTCGCCGGCGACGTCGGACAGCAGGATGCCGATCTCGCCGATCCGGTCGGCGAGCGCCGCGAGGGCCGGGTCGTGGGAGCGCACGGACTCCAGGGCGCGGTGGGCACCCGCGACGAGGGTGGCGGCGTCGACGCCCTCGGGGTCCTCGGGGTTGCCGGCCAGCGCGGCGTGGGCGGCGGTGGCGGCGGAGGCCAGGGATTCGGCGTGGCCGAGCCGCTCGGCCTCGGCCGCCAGCTCGGCGTCCTCGCCGGGCAGCGGCTCGGTGGCGGCGACCTCGTCCAGGCCGAAGCGCAGGAGGTCGGCCTCCTGGGCGCGCTCGCGGGCGCGGGTGGTCAGCTCGGCGAGCTCGGCGGTCACCGCGCGCAGCCGGCGGTAGGCGTCGGCGTACTTGGCGAGCGGCGCGGAGACCGCGGCGCCGGCGTAGCGGTCCAGGGCCTGCCGCTGGCGGGCGGGGCGCAGCAGCCCCTGCTGGTCGGTCTGGCCGTGGACGGCCACGAGGTCGTCGGCCAGCTCCCCCAGCAGCCCCACGGGCACGCTCCGCCCGCCGACGTGGGCGCGCGAGCGGCCCTCGGCGGAGACGGTGCGGCTGACGAGCAGGGTGCCGTCGTCCAGCTCGGCGCCGGCCTCCTCGGCCCGCACGGCCGCGGGTGAGCGGCCGTCCAGGGCCAGTCGCCCCTCGACGACGGCCGCCTTGGCGCCGACGCGCACCAGGGCGGGGTCGGCACGGCCGCCGAGCAACAGGCCGAGACTGGTGACGACCATGGTCTTGCCGGCACCGGTCTCGCCGGTCACCGCCGTGAAACCGGGCGACAGCTCGACCACCGCGTCGTCAATGACGCCCAAGGACCGGATCCGCATCTCCTCCAACACGGGTACGACCATACGAGGTTCCGGGGGCCCCTCGCGACGGCCTCCCCCACCAACCCCCCTGGGGAGAACCCCACCACCGTTCCGGGTGATCGCTCCATGGTGCCCGGACCCCTTGTGGCGGAAGGCTTGTCCCATGATCACCAGTACTTCCGGCCGCCGTGCCGCCACGCTGTTTCTCACCACGGCCGTCGCGCTCGCCACGTGCGCCGGAGCTCAGGGCGCGGTCGCCGGGCCCCTCGGCGGGAACGGGCCGGCGGCGCTGGACGGCGTGTGGCGGGTGGACGGCTACGGCACGGTCGTCTCCGTCGAGGACGGGGGCCGGCGGATGCGCGAGTACGAGACGACGGGGATCGGCTGCCTGCCCGGCGACGTCACCGAGCTGACCCCCACCACGGCCACGCTCGAGCCGGCGGGCCCGGGCCGGGCCCGGCTCGGCTACGCCGGCAGCGTCGGCCACCGCACCCTGCGGCGCGTCGCCGCCCTGCCCGCCGCCTGCCTCGACCCGCAGCCCGCGAAGGACGCCCGTGCCGTCTTCGACACCTTCTGGCAGACATACGCGGAGAACTACCCCTTTTTCGCAATGAAGGGCGTGGACTGGCGGGCCGTCCGCGACCGCTACCGGCCGCAGGTGACGGACCGGACCACGGACGACGAGCTGTTCGCGATCCTGACGAAGATGATCGAGCCGCTGCACGACGGACACACGTCCCTGGTGCGCGGCGACTGCCGGGCCGCACCCGGCAACTGCTTCGGCGGCCACCGCACGGACACGCCGTTCCCCACCGAGGAACTGGTCGAGAAGATCGACGCGTCGATCGCCGGCCAGGTCGGCGCCGACCGGCTCCAGAAGTGGGGGCAGGGCCGCGGCAAGGGCAAGATCGCCTTCGCCGAGCTGCCGGACGGGACCGGCTACCTGCGCCTGACCGGCTTCGTCAACTACACCGACGACAGGACCTTCGAGGCGGACGCCGCCGAACTCGACCGGGCGCTGGACGCCGTCTTCACCCCGCAGCGGGTGCGGGACCTGCGCGGCCTGGTCCTCGACCTCCGTCTCAACGGCGGTGGCTCGGACCGGCTGGGCCTGCGCGTGGCCGAGCGGCTCACGGACCGCCCGTACACGGCCTACCTCAAGCAGGCGCGCAACGATCCGCGGGACCCGGGGAAGTTCACGCCGGCCGAGCCGGTGCGGGTGCTGCCGCACCGCGGCGCGGTCTACACCGGACCGGTCGCGGTCCTCACCGGGCGGCTGACGATCAGCGCGGGCGAGACGACGACGCAGGCGCTGACGGGGCGTGCGCCCCGGGTGGTGCGGATCGGGCAGAACACGAACGGGTCCTTCTCCGACGTGCTGGAGCGGCGGCTGCCGAACGGATGGGGCTTCGGGCTGCCGAACGAGGAGTTCCTCGACCCGGCGACCGGGCGGTCGTACGACGGGGACGGGATCGCGCCGGATGTGCGGGTTCCGGTCTTCACGGACGAGGAGTTCGCGGCGGGGCGGGACTCGGCGCTGGCGGAGGCGCGGCGGCGGCTGACGCGCCGGACGGGCTGACGCGCGGTGTCCTCGAATCGCCGGACGGGCTCAAAGAGCCCGTCCGGCGATTCGAGGTCTAGTGCGGCGCCCCGCGCCAGCCCGCCACCGGCAGGGCGAACTTCGCCACCAGCCGGTCCGTGAACGACGCGTGGTGCAGCCGCGCCAGGCGGACCGGCACCGCTCCGCGCCGCACCTCCACCCGCGCCCCGGCCGGCAGTTCCACGCTCCGTCGCCCGTCACACCACAGCACCCCGTTCGGCGTCTGCGGCTGCACCTCCACCGCCAGCACCGAGTCCGGCGCCGTCACCAGCGGCTTGGCGAACAGCGCGTGCGCGCTGATCGGCACCATGAGCAGGGCCTCCACCTCCGGCCAGACCACCGGCCCGCCCGCGGAGAAGGCGTACGCGGTCGACCCCGTCGGCGTGGCGCACACGACGCCGTCGCCGCCGAAGCGGGACACCGGACGGCCGTCGACCTCCGTGACGACCTCCAGCAGCCGCTCCCGCGCCGCCTTCTCGACCGACGCCTCGTTCAGCGCCCAGTCCGTGTGCACGACGTGCCCGTCGGTGCGGACGAGCACGTCGATGGTCATCCGCTCCTCGACCTCGTACGCGCGCGTCACGACCCGGTCGACGACCTTGTCGAGGTCGTCCCGCTCGGCCTCGGCGAGGAAGCCGACCCGTCCGAGGTTGACGCCCAGCATCGGCACCCCGGACCGCCGGGCGAACTCCGCGCCGCGCAGCAAGGTGCCGTCGCCGCCGAGCACCACCAGCAGCTCGCAGCCCTCAAGGACGTCCGGACAGCCGGGCCCGGCCTCGACGCGCTGCGCCGAGGCCGGCAGCGGCAGGTCCGCGGCCTCCTCGGCCAGCACGCGCACGCCGATGCCGCAGCGCAGCAGGCCCTGGACGACGAGCTCCGCGCTGCGGATGGCCGCGGGGCGGCCGGTGTGGGCGAGCAGGAAGACAGTGCGTCCGGTCGTTGTTGCTGATGGTGCTTCTGAAGTGGTCAACGGGGCCCCTCCGCCACTGCACGGTCAACATCCGCCGGGTCCAGTTCGGGCGCACCGGCGCGCAGCCACAGAAAGTACTCGACATTGCCCGACGGTCCGGGCAGCGGGCTCGCTGTGACCCCCAGTACGCCGAGCCCGAGCTGCGCCGCCCGCGCCGCGACGGCCCGCACGGCCTCGGCCCGCAGCTCGGCGCTGCGCACGACGCCACCGGTGCCGAGGCGCTCCTTGCCCACCTCGAACTGCGGCTTGACCATGAGCACGAGGT is a window encoding:
- the ald gene encoding alanine dehydrogenase; amino-acid sequence: MKVGIPREVKNNEFRVAITPAGVHELVRNGHQVFVEKGAGLGSSITDAEYVEAGAAILDTADDVWATADLLLKVKEPIAEEYHRLRKGQTLFTYLHLAASRECTDALLQSGTTAIAYETVELANRALPLLAPMSEVAGRLAPQVGAYHLMRSAGGRGVLPGGVPGTHAGKAVVIGGGVSGWNATQIAVGMGFHVTLLDRDVNKLREADKIFGTKVQTIVSNAYELEKAVVEADLVIGAVLIPGAKAPKLVTNELVAKMKPGSVLVDIAIDQGGCFEDSKPTTHAEPTFQVHDSVFYCVANMPGAVPNTSTYALTNATLPYIVELANRGWQEALRRDAALAKGLNTHEGQVVYGPVAEAHGLPQVELSSLLG
- a CDS encoding CTP synthase — translated: MAIAAKPTTTKHLFVTGGVASSLGKGLTASSLGALLKARGLRVTMQKLDPYLNVDPGTMNPFQHGEVFVTNDGAETDLDIGHYERFLDVDLDGSANVTTGQVYSTVIAKERRGEYLGDTVQVIPHITNEIKHRIRRMATDDVDVVITEVGGTVGDIESLPFLETVRQVRHEVGRDNVFVVHISLLPYIGPSGELKTKPTQHSVAALRNIGIQPDAIVLRADREVPTAIKRKISLMCDVDEDAVVAAIDAKSIYDIPKVLHAEGLDAYVVRKLDLPFRDVDWAQWDDLLDRVHQPDHEVTVALVGKYIDLPDAYLSVTEAIRAGGFANKARVKIKWVTSDDCKTPAGAKKQLSDVDAICVPGGFGDRGVDGKVGAITYARENKVPLLGLCLGLQCVVIEAARNLAGIEGANSTEFDPATAHPVISTMAEQMDIVAGEGDMGGTMRLGMYPAKLAEGSIVREVYDDQPYVEERHRHRYEVNNAYRGELEKKAGIVFSGTSPDNKLVEYVEYPREVHPYLVATQAHPELRSRPTRPHPLFAGLVKAAVKRQQG
- a CDS encoding tetratricopeptide repeat protein → MAERTVETGGPATDRPGRRLAAVGPVMTPRQAPAPAPCFAPAGPFVGRQRELKELRADIVRAGLDTLSGRKRPRGRVLLIAGRPGSGRTALAEELARQLAGDYPDGVLRARLTGADGEPVPTERTARALLGALNAPVPAGAREDELTEALRAALNGRRVLLLLDDAAGAGQVDPLLPDEPECLVVAVSRGPLTGVPDVRPCTLGGLDTPAAVELLERYAGPTRITCDPVAASAVVEECGGQPAALVLVGGWLAARPKMSVVDVAKRLRELPAGGPAAGREGAARPLARAFWLAYEALPPSSARLLHLLALAPAGLADAHTASALAGCALTTAQSALEDLTARGLLRGEAPEGAEGALPPQYRVPGCLAELLGALLQAQERPAEIELARARMLERTVRQLHSCRAATEQDDPAVRRRIEQLPRPLRFPSRPAAEEWLLARLPALLAAARLAVEDGRLDTLARRLVSALTRALTAHLGPEAAAPDLYGLHQLVLDVARRCEMPLEKAAALLNLGDLDARGGRTPEALERYRQALQSAREAGDPYATSRALESIGAAHQELGDWQRAADWYRRSLELRLTRGELADEARLYGRLGAVHGYAGQWSEALRDWRAAAAAHRRLRDQAGQARALGEAARVLEQAGRSREALRTGLEAMECARRAGDGRLEAAARLRLADTLDRLGDGAAAEAHRRAAHELLGEGAS
- a CDS encoding NUDIX domain-containing protein translates to MAHTAHRIQDTAEEWRINASATPFTGNKTSVRTDEVVMPDGSVVTRDYQVHPGSVAVLALDDDMHVLVINQYRHPVRQRLWEIPAGLLDVPGENPLHAAQRELYEEAHVKAEDWRVLTDVYTTPGGCDEAVRIFLARGVSDVEGDRFAVEHEELDMQLARVPLPELVRGVLAGELHNNSLAVGVLAVAAALAGEGLDALRPADAPWPARPFEA